ATTCAGATTATTTGGGAAATAGATGATATTTGTCGAAATTGTAAAGAAAGGGTAAATTTTAACAGGAATGCGGATTGTATTGATGGTTGGAGAGTTTGCTGGTATCAAAATTTTTTATTAGAATATTCTTCTTACCAGCCACCGGATGATTCAAATGTGACTCAATTGTTGGGTTTAAAGAGAAATAAATTTTATCCGGCTGATAAAATTGTCGAAAAATTAAAGGAATATAAAAATAAATTGAGGGGTTAAATAACCCCTCAATTTTTAATTTTTGTTATTGGCAAAAACCTACCCCATTTTTATTTCTAATTTTTTTCTTTTATATCTTACCGAAAAATAAATTAACGGTAGGGCTAAAATTAAAAATCCGGCAAGCAGAAAACCTTGCCTTGCCGTTATAAAACCAAGCATAAAACCGGCAACAGGCGCGCCGATTATTGACGCAAGAGATTCAAACATTGATTTGATTGATAAAATCGCAGCTCGATTTTCGCTTTTAACAAATTCGTTCGTCAGGGCTTCTTCAAGTGGTAAAAATATTTCGTCTATTGAACTGAATAAAGTGAATAATATAACGGTAAATAATATTAAACTTGTTTTTGCGGCCGCGAATAATAAAATTGCATAGCCGAGCGCCAAGAAAAATAAAATAAATAATTTACTTTTTTTCTTAAGAAAAAATTCCGCGACAAGAGGCAAAATTATTCCAAGTCCCGCGATTATTGAAAAAAGATAGCCGATCATTGGAAGGCTTAAACCTATTTTTTCAAGATGAGGCGTCCAAATTAAAGAGGTGATTTCATCAACAAAAAAGAAAACAAATATTCCTGAAAATAACAAGATGATGATTTTGTGGCTTAGGGCGGTTTTTATGGCTGTTTTTGAATCTTGAAAAATATTACAGAATTTTTTTTGCGCAATTGGTTTATCTTGCTCATGTTTTCTTATTTCTTTTCCAAAAAAGAGAATTAAGGTTGAAACAAAAATTCCGGCGGCAAAAACGAACCAAAGATTTCTCATATTTGAGGTCGCGACGATATAGCCGCCAATTAACGGAGCTGCGACCATCCCGATATTTCTGAACATTCTGGTTTTTAAAAAATATTTATCAACCAATGACTTGTCCGTGTTTTCCATGAGATCCACTGCCCAAGCGCGATCAGCGCCACTAACAAGTGTTTCAAAGAGCGCGTCAAAAGCAAAAATTATCGCCACAATATAAAATTTATCCCAAACAGGGATAAGCGCTAAAGAAATAGCGGTTAACAAATATCCCAGGATTACGCTATTTTTTCGTCCATACTTGTCGGCTATAACTCCGGTTGGTATTTCAAAAATAAGCGTAACAACGCTTCGGATACTGCTTATTAACGCGATTTGGAAAAAATTAAATCCGATATGCAAAAAATACAAGACATAAAACGGCATTATGACTTTAGATAAATTGAAAATCAGAGAATGGGCGTAAAACGGAAAAAGTAATTTTATTTCATTTTTCTTAAACATATCGAAGCAAAATTTAAGGCAGTTAGTGAATTAATTATAACACAGAAGAAAAATAGAAAGAAGTGCAGAGGATTATTTTAAGTTTTTTTGCAAGGTTGACAAAAATAATTTTTTTTGATACATTTAAAATAATTAAAGTTCTTTTAAAAAGCCTGCTTATCGGCAGACAGGGAGGAGAAATGAGAAATGCAATAGTGTCTTTTATAGCTCTTTTTATTCTTTGGGGAGTTGGCTGGTTGGAAAATTATTTCGGCCTTATTGACGTTAATCAGCTGGTGAGTCAAAAACATTTTTATTGCGCTTTTTCCGCCTATTTTGTTTGCGGCGGATTAACCGTAATTTTAGCTGTAACGATGTTATTTGCATTTATTTGTTTTCTCGGTTTTTTCTGTGCGCTCTTGGATGGTACTATAGACGATCACTGTTGGTAAAAATTTGATATATTTAAAATAAAAGGGGGCATGTCATGAGCAGAAAAGAATTTAAAGATCAGCATGAAATAGGCGCAGTTTTGAACATTTTTCCATTTATGAAAGAAATTGTTGATGAGATTAAAATTTCTCGTCAACGAATCCATCTTATTTGGATTGAACCGGGTGAAGAAGTAGTTAAAGAAAGCACGATTTGCGCGCAGGGGTTCAATTATACCGGTTGGATTTACACGATAAAGGACGGGAAGATTTACAAAAAAGCTACATGGGAAGAAATTCGCAAACAGAGAAAAGATCTTCATCTTCCGGATGCGTCTGACAATAACGCTCAAACGTTGTTGGACGGCAGCGAAAACGCCTGCATCTTTATTCACCAACACGGAGAACATGACCAAGGAGAAGGACCGACAAGATTTTCCATTACCATGTTTAATTGTCGAGGGCACAGTTTATTCAGAGATTATGATAACGTGATGATTTGGCTAAAGGAAGTAAAGGTTTATCAAGAACTTCAAAAATTTTAAAAAAATAAAAGGGGCAAAAAATATTGCCCCTTTTTTTTATTTGACAAAATTTCAGTTTGTGATAAATTATAAATAATTGAAAAGGAGGTGAAAATGTTTAACAATCAGTATAAGATAAAAATAAAACATCCGCTGATTCGTTCCGGAATTACAATAGAAACAAACGTTTCGGAAAAGTATTTGGTGCCTGTACTGATGAAGGCGATGGAAAAAGTCAGAGAGTTTAATAAAAAGCAGGCAGAATTGGAAGAAAAAAATAGTCAATAATTTAAGGGCGGCTTTTAAAGCCGCCCTTTTTTTATTTGATTGACGTTTATTGAGGGACGGAGTATAATTATATAAATCATATGATGATTCAAGTTAAGAATCTGACAAAAAAATTTAATGGTTTAATTATTTATAATTAATTTAAATATTATTTTTATGGAAACAACAACAAATGTAAAATTTATTCCTCAGCCGCCTAAATTCGCCATTATATTGTGTGGCGTTTTAGCTCTTTTTTGGGTCGTTTTGTCAGTCGATAAAATTGTGGATATTAAAAATGGGTTAGAGGTAAATACTATTACTGTCAGCGGTGAAGGAAAGGTCATTAGTATTCCTGATGTAGCTTCTATTAGTTTTTCAGTCATTTCCGATAAAATGACTGCCAAAGAAGCAATGAGCGACAATTCGCAAAAAATGAACGCGGTTATCAAATCTATTAAAGATTTAGGCGTTGCAAGTAAAGATTTAAAAACAACAGGCTATAATTTGGCTCCGCTTTATGATTGGCCAAGAGGTCAAAGAATTTTTAAAGGTTATGAATTGACTTCTACCTTATCTGTTAAAATCAGAGATTTTGATAAAATCAGCGATATTATTGATGGCGCGATTATGCAAGGAGCAAATCAGGCCGGCGATATCCAATTTGTAGTTGATAAACCTGAGATATTGCAAGCCGAAGCGAGAGACAAGGCTATTCAACAAGCCAAGGACAAGGCCGCGGCAATCGCCAAGGCATCCGGTTTTAAGCTCGGCAAAGTTGTTTCTTTTTCAGAATCAGGCACAGACAGATATTATCCGCAACCAATGTATGCGGAAAAAAGTTTAGGCGCAGGGGATTCTGCTATGATTTCAGCTCCGGCTATTGAAAGCGGCAGTCAAGAAATTCAAACCACAGTTTCTTTGGTTTTCAGAATCAGATAAAAATTATTAAAGTTGAATCATCAAAAGAGGAGTGTTTTTTTTGAAAGATACTCCTCTTTGTCATCCCTTGACATTTCATCAAAAATTTGATATTATAAAGATAATAAAAGTTCGTTAAAAAGTCTGTCCATTGGCAGGCAGGGAGGAAAAATGAAATTACCATTAAAAGATAAATTTCCATTGGAGAGAGAGGATTTTATAGAAATTATTCCATTTGTTGAATTTTTTGTTTGAGATTCTTGGTTTTAAACCCGGTTATGGCGGAAGAGGTATAGCAATTTTCCCAACAGATCCAACTCATTTTCCGGAAAAACAAATTGTGAAGGCCAGTTGGCTACAACAAGCCAGTTATGAATTAGGAGAATTTATGTGTCGAAGCATTCCGGAAACAGTAGATAAAAAATTCCTTGTCATGGCTTCTCAATTTAAAATCAGAAAAGTTGTTTCTCAGTTCAATTCTATTTTTCTTATTGCCATTGTAAAAATGAATAAAGGTTTTACTCATGGCAAAGTTACAATAGAGGGCCGTATTAATGATAAGGATTTGGATCTGGCGCTTGAAGGAGAATTTACTTTTTGTCTAAAAGATAAGGATGTTGTTTCGTCCTAGGGGGAAAAATGATTCCTGATTTAATTTGGAAAATTTGGGTAGTTGGCGCTGTAATTATTTGTTCCGGACTAATGTGTATATGGTGGCCGCCACACTCACACAAGAAAATCGGCAAAGGATTGATTAAGATTGGCCTATTTGTCATCCTCGTAGGGATTATAAAAATGATAAGTTAAAGAAAGATTTTGCCTTAAAGGAGGAAAAATGGGTAAAAGTTTTTGGGTAAAGTTTTCTGTCATATGGATAGTAATGTGGGTAATTTGGTTCTTTTTAATTTGGGGTAGTGTCAAATTGGATTTATTTTTTAACCCATGGTTAAAAGGAGTACTTTTTCACTGGTATCAATTTTTTACCACACATCATTATCTGACGATTCTGTATCAAAGTAATTTTAAAAACTTTCTGGTAGCGATAGGCATATTCAGTTTTATTATAAGTTTTTTCTTTTCATTGTTCGTTGCATTAAAGTTTGAAGAGAATAATTAAAAATCAGCCGAGAGAAAAATCTCTCGGCTTTTTATTTTATTCGCCCATGGACAGATTTATAAATTTGAAATAATATGATATGATAAATTATAATTTAATTTTTATTTTATGACTGTTAAAGAAATCATCGCTTATTTTAAAAAACATTCTTGCCTTCGCGATAAAGAGGGAATGGCGAGATTTGGCATTAATCCGCAATATGCTCTGGGAGTGAGAATTCCGGTTTTAAGAAGTTTGGCGAGAAAAATCGGTAAAAATCATAAACTGGCCATTGATTTGTGGAAAACCAAGATTCACGAAGCGAGAATCTTTGCCACCATGATTGACGAGCCGCAAAAATTAACCGAGAAACAAATGGAACAATGGGTGAGAGGATTTAATTCGTGGGATTTGTGCGACCAGTGCTGTTCCAATTTATTTTGCAGAATACCCGTTGCTTGGAAAAAAGCAGAAAAGTGGGCCGATAAAAAAGAAGAATTCGTGAGAAGAGCAGGGTTTGCTTTAATGGCGTATTTGGCCTGCCACGATAAAAAAGCCAAAAACAAAGATTTTGAAAAATTTTTTCCGCTTATCAAAAAATATTCCACTGATAAAAGAAATTTTGTCAGAAAAGCGGTTAATTGGGCGTTAAGGCAAATTGGAAAAAGAAATTTGAATTTGAATAAAAAGGCGATTATCATTGCCAAAGAAATTAAAAAAATAAATTCTCCTGTCGCGCATTGGATCGCGATTGACGCAATCAGGGAATTAACCGATAAAAAGATTCAAAAAAGATTATTGAAATAATTTTTCTGATTATTGACAAAAATTGAAAATACGATATATTTTTATATAAGATCAGATCTTTATAAACAAGGAGGAAAAAATGGAAATATTTTGGCCGGGCATAGGGGTTGGCCTAATAGTAATGTGGATAGGATTTTATTATCATTGTAATAAAAAAAGAGAAATTGGTGATTCTTTAATGTTTTTGGGCCTGGTTCTTGCAGTAATTTCTGTTTGGTCTATTTAAGATTTAATTTTAAGCTCCGGGAGACAAAGTCTTCCGGAGCTGTTTATTTCCATATTGTCTTTTAATTGGAAATTGTCTATAATTACTATATATGTCAGAACCGTTGTATATCATTAATTTAACCGGAGAGAAAGAGTTATTCTCTCCTAAAAAAGTTTTTCGCAGCGCCCAGCGATCAGGCGCTTCAAATCTTTTAGCCGAGAAAATAGCCAAAATTATCACCAAGGAAGTTTATCCTGATATGCCGACCAAGCGTATTTTCAGCCGGATCAAAACTTTACTTAAACAAGATGACCCGCAAGCTGCTTTAAAATTCAGTTTAAAAGAAGCTTTAAGAAAATTAGGGCCAAGCGGTTTTCCGTTTGAAAAATATATTGCTTCCATTTTAACGAGAAACGGCTACGAAGTGAAAATTAATCAAATTGTCGGCGGGCGATGCGTAAACTACGAAATTGATTTTTTGGCAAAAAGAAACGGAACGGTTTTTATCGGCGAATGCAAATATCATCATTTGCCGGGCACGACACTTGATTTAAAAGTGGCTTTGGCGAATTATGCCAGATTCTTGGATTTATCAGCCGGCAGTTTTTTTAAGAAGAAAGAATATCAAAATTTTAAACTTCAAAGTATTTTAGTGACTAACACGAAATTTACCAGCCAAGCCATTCAATATTCCGAATGCGTCGGGGTTGATTTATTGGGTTGGCATTATCCGGTAAAAAAAGGACTCGAGTATTTTATTGAAAATCAAAAATTATATCCCATCACCATTTTGCCGTCCATGAAAGATTATTTGCTGCAAATTTTTGTTTCGAAAGGTTTAATGCTGGTGGAAGATATTTTAAATTTAGATTTAGCGAAATTTACCGAATGCACGGGCGTAAAACCAAATCAAATTTCAGCTTTAATCAAAGAGGCAGGACTTTTGTTTAAAAATAATTCATTAACAAAAAATTAATTATTATATGAAAATTGACAAAAAACAGATCAAAATCTTGGCTTCCGCTTTTTTAGTGTTTATTACCGCTATTCTTTTTTGGCAGCAATTATTTTCGTTGTTTTCCAATAATGATATTAAGCCCCGTCATTTTCTCAGTTTGGGAATATTTTCTGTTATTTTCATTTCTTTTATTTTATTATTTTTCATTTTGATTAAAGATCGCAAAATTATTTATTTAACAATAATTATTTCGTCCGGATTTTTCTTTATCTTTCCCAAATTTAATTATATTTATTTATTCGGGATTTTAATTTTTATTTTATTCTTAATTTCCGCTTATGAAAGAATACGGAGAGAAAAAGAAGATCGACTCAAGCTTTCACTCAGGATGATTTTATCCAGAGGTTTGTGTTTTATCGTCATTGGCATAGCTTTAATAACCTCAATAACTTATTATTTTAATCCGTGGCTTAAATTCGGTCAGAATGAAACAATTATAGACCCCGGAATAATCAAATCTTTAATAAAACCATTAACCGGCATTTTTGCTCAATCAATACCTTTTTACAGTCCGGAGATGACAATTGATCAAATTATAACCGTTCAAGTAATGATTTCTGATCCGTCTTTAAAATCATTAAATTTACCGCAGGATTTAATGGCAAATTTAAAATCAAAAATAAAAATTGATAAAAATGGGAAAACCGATATTAACACCTTAATTAAAGATCCAGATGCAAGTTCTCTGATGAAAGAGATATTTAACAGTCAGAAAATTGACCAGAAATTACTTGTTCAACAAAGAACGGCAATGGCTAAAACATTCGGAGGGGTTGAATTAAAAGGAGACGAAACCTTAGATACAATTTTTGTTAAATTAATAAATTCCAAGCTTAGTCAATTTATCGGTCCTTATGTCGAACAAATTTCCATCGCGATTGCTGCGAGTTTATTTTTCTTTTTATGGTTTATAGAATATATCCTTGCTTTTATGGCGGTAATTTTGTCTCAAATTATTTTTCTTATCCTCAAACTTTGCAAAGTTGTCAGTATTGAGAAGGTGATGAAAGAAGGGCAAGAGGTTGCGTTTTAGGGATTTGTCCGCCCAAGTTTTTTGCAGAAAAATTTAGGCGGATTGACAAATTTTTTAAACTTGTTAAAATAATCATTACTTAATTAATTTTATATTTCAGCCCTGAGATAGAGATATTACTTCCTATCGAGGGTGTTTATCAATTTTTTTATGCCAACTAAAACAAAAACAACGCCAAAAAAAGAAAAAGTTATCGGTGAAAAACCAAAAAAGAAAGTTATTAAAAAAACCGCTCCATCTCATAAAAAAGAAGAAGTTCAAGAAGTAACTCCTGAAATTATCAAAGAACCGGTTAAAATTCACAAAGCAATAGAGCATAAACCTGTTAAAGACGCAGGTATTTGGTCAACCGGAAAACGCAAAACAGCTATTGCCAGAATACAGCTTTTCAAAAATGGTAATGGAGAAATAACCGTTAATAACAAAACATTTAAAGATTATTTCCCATATTTTGAATTGCAAAATATAGTTTTGTCTCCGCTCTGTCTAACGAATCAGGAAAAAAGTTTTAATTTCAGAATAATGATCAAAGGAGGCGGATTCAAGAGTCAAGCCGAAGCGGTCAGACTCGGAATTTCTCAGGCCTTGGTTGAATTGGACCCTGAATGCCGTAAAGCTTTAAAAACAGTTAAATTTTTAACTCGCGATTCCAGAGTAAAAGAAAGAAAGAAACCTGGTTTGAAAAGAGCTCGTCGCGCTCCACAATGGAACAAGAGATAGTTTCTGATTAAAAAAATAACAGTTCATTTTGTCCGAAAAATATGCCAGAGCAAAGCTTATCCTTGAGAAAAATATAAATTTTTCGGTATGTTTTGTTCTGGCATATTTGTTTTAAAGAATTAAAATATGGATAAAAAATCATTGGAAATTGTAATGTTCAATATGTCGAGCTTTTCAGAATGGGAAGGCGGCATTGTGAATCGCAATTATCATATTTTCAATAAATTATCGCAAGATGAAAAAGTAAAACGGATAATTGCCGTTGATTTTTTGCCTTTTACTTTCAGAAGAGCTTTGAGAAATTATTTGGAAAATATTTTGAAAACCACAAATTACAAATCTAATGCAGACATAAAAGTTACAAATATTTATCGGGATTTTACCACTAAATGCGTGAAAATTGTTGGATTGGCGCCGGCTGAAATTTATGTTTTTTCAACCATTGATTCAATATTTACCCGCCCAAATTTTTTGAAGAAAAATTTAGGCGGTTTTTCTTCTCATCAAATAGTTTTAAAAAAATTAAACAAGATATTGATTAAAATCAACAAGAATCAGCCGGAAAAAACCAAGAGAGTTATTTGGTCATATTTTCCGATGTTTGTTGACTATTTCTCGGCCCAAGGCCGATCCGCCTCGGGCGGAAATGGCATACCCGCTGATTTGACGGTTTTCGACGCAGTGGACAATTGGATTGAACATCCTTCTTTCGCGCGCTATAAAAAATTATTAGAGAAAAATTATAAAATAATTTCCCAAAAAAGCGATTTAATTTTCACCGTAGCGGAAAATTTGGTGGAATTTTTTAAAAATTTAGGCAGGAACAAAGATGTCTATTGGATCGCCAACGGCGTTGAACCCAAGCATTTTGCCAAGGAACAGTCTGTGCTTAAAAATGATCCCATTTTAATGATTTCTCGTCCGATTATCGGTTATGTCGGGACAATTCAAAACAGGGTTGATTTTAATCTTTTGGAATATTTGGCTCAGCAAAATCCTGATAAATCTTTTGTCTTGATTGGTCCGCTTTGGCCGGTCTTTTTGAGAAAATTGCGCCGACCGACTACGGAAATAAAAAAATTGAAAAAATACAAAAATATTCATTTATTGGGCCGCCGACCATATGATTTGACACCGGCTTATATTAAATTTTTTGACGTGGCGATTAATCCTCATAAACTCGATGAATTTATAAAATACACAGATTCTTTAAAGGTTTTGGAATATTTGGCTTGCGGTATGCCAGTGGTAACTACGCCGCCCTCGGGCGTGGAAAAATTTTCTCACCTTCTTTATATTGCCGCAGATTACCAAGATTTTAATAAAAATATTGAGACAGCTCTTGCCGAAAATCAGCCGGAATTAAAAGAGAAAAGATTAATAAGAATAAAAGAAGAGGATTGGGACAATAAACTTTTAGAAATGATGAATATTTTAAAAACTAAGATTTAATTTTTAATTTTAGTGAAGCGCTTATGATACTTTCTATTATTATCGTCAGTTGGAATGTTAAAAAATTATTGGAGAAATGTTTGAATTCCATTTTTAAAAATGTTGACGGTTTGGATTATGAAGTTTGGGTGATTGATAATAATTCGGCAGACGGTTCAAGGGAATATTTAAAAAGCTTGATCGGTCAAAATCAAAACTTAAAAGTGATTTTCAATGAGCAAAATATCGGTTTTGCCAAAGCAAATAATCAAGCTCTCAAAGAAGCTAGTGGAGAATTTATTTTACTTTTAAATCCGGATACGGAAATTATCGGTGATACTTTGCAAAAAACGATTCAATTCATGCAATATAATCAGGAGTGCGGCATTTTGGGCAGTAAAATAATCGGTCCGGACGATAAAATACAAAATTCCGTCAGAAGTTTCCCGACAATTATTTCGCAGGCAATGATTTTTTTAAAACTTCATCGTCTTTTCCCCGGAACGAAAATTTTAAAAGATTATTTTCAAGCTGATTTCAATTACGAAAAAATAAGCGAAGTTGATCAGGTAATGGGTGCTTTTTTAATGACTAAAAGAGAAGTTTTGGAAAAAGTCGGTTTATTGGACGAAAAATTTTGGTTATGGTTTGAGGAAGTTGATTTTTGCAAAAGAGTGAAAGAGGAGGGTTATAAAATAATTTATTATCCCAATGCCGCGATATTCCATTACGGCGCGCAAAGTTTCCGCCAAATGTTGTCTTGTCCAAAGCAGAGCACTTATAATCGAAGCACTATTTATTATTTTAAAAAACATTCTCACTTTGTTTTATATTGGCCGCTTTTGATTTTAAATCCAATCAGCTTATTTTTAGCTTGTTTAGTTCAAATTTTTTCTTTTCGCCATGAAAGTCGTTAATTTAGATAAAAAAATTTTATTTGTTGTTTTGGGTTTTTTTCTTTTTCAAATTTTGTCATTTTTGGGTTATTTATGGCCTATTTTGGCAAATATTATTTTTTTATTGATTGTTTTGTCGGCAATTTTTCTGTCCGTATATAAAATAGAATACGGATTTTTTATTCTGGCTTTTGAATTTTTGTCCGGCCATGGCGGACTTTTATTTGAATTTAAAGGAATTTCTTTGCGGCTTGCCTTATTTATAGTAGTGATGCTCGTTTGGGTAATCAAAAAATTCTTTTCGGAAAAATGGGAAAATCTGTTTTTTCAAAAAAAATCTCCATTTTGTATTTTATTTTTAGTTTTTATAATTTTAATTTTATTCGGCTTGATTCAGGGAATTGCCAGGAATGACAGTATCTTGGCCATTAAAGATTTTATCAATTATTCTTATTTTCTTTTATTTTTTCCTCTAACAGATATTTTAAAAAAGGATAAATCCGATCAAAAAATTTTCAGTTTGGCTCAAGGCGCGACTATCGGTATTGGGATTTCAACCATTATTGTTTTGATTTTATTCGGTTCCGGACTGGTCCAAGTCCATGACAGTTTTTATTGGTGGTGGCGGAACGTGGTGGTGGGCAAAGCGACTTTTATGAGTGGAAATTTTTTCCGTATTGTTACGCCGGCCCATTTGATAATTTTGCCTTTATTCCTGGTTTATTTAAGCTTGTTGTTTGAGACAAAATTAAAATTAAAAAAACAATTCTTTTTTTTCTGGTTGGCGGCGTTAAGCA
The nucleotide sequence above comes from Patescibacteria group bacterium. Encoded proteins:
- a CDS encoding MFS transporter; the encoded protein is MFKKNEIKLLFPFYAHSLIFNLSKVIMPFYVLYFLHIGFNFFQIALISSIRSVVTLIFEIPTGVIADKYGRKNSVILGYLLTAISLALIPVWDKFYIVAIIFAFDALFETLVSGADRAWAVDLMENTDKSLVDKYFLKTRMFRNIGMVAAPLIGGYIVATSNMRNLWFVFAAGIFVSTLILFFGKEIRKHEQDKPIAQKKFCNIFQDSKTAIKTALSHKIIILLFSGIFVFFFVDEITSLIWTPHLEKIGLSLPMIGYLFSIIAGLGIILPLVAEFFLKKKSKLFILFFLALGYAILLFAAAKTSLILFTVILFTLFSSIDEIFLPLEEALTNEFVKSENRAAILSIKSMFESLASIIGAPVAGFMLGFITARQGFLLAGFLILALPLIYFSVRYKRKKLEIKMG
- a CDS encoding SIMPL domain-containing protein (The SIMPL domain is named for its presence in mouse protein SIMPL (signalling molecule that associates with mouse pelle-like kinase). Bacterial member BP26, from Brucella, was shown to assemble into a channel-like structure, while YggE from E. coli has been associated with resistance to oxidative stress.); translated protein: METTTNVKFIPQPPKFAIILCGVLALFWVVLSVDKIVDIKNGLEVNTITVSGEGKVISIPDVASISFSVISDKMTAKEAMSDNSQKMNAVIKSIKDLGVASKDLKTTGYNLAPLYDWPRGQRIFKGYELTSTLSVKIRDFDKISDIIDGAIMQGANQAGDIQFVVDKPEILQAEARDKAIQQAKDKAAAIAKASGFKLGKVVSFSESGTDRYYPQPMYAEKSLGAGDSAMISAPAIESGSQEIQTTVSLVFRIR
- a CDS encoding DNA alkylation repair protein gives rise to the protein MTVKEIIAYFKKHSCLRDKEGMARFGINPQYALGVRIPVLRSLARKIGKNHKLAIDLWKTKIHEARIFATMIDEPQKLTEKQMEQWVRGFNSWDLCDQCCSNLFCRIPVAWKKAEKWADKKEEFVRRAGFALMAYLACHDKKAKNKDFEKFFPLIKKYSTDKRNFVRKAVNWALRQIGKRNLNLNKKAIIIAKEIKKINSPVAHWIAIDAIRELTDKKIQKRLLK
- the rpsI gene encoding 30S ribosomal protein S9 encodes the protein MWSTGKRKTAIARIQLFKNGNGEITVNNKTFKDYFPYFELQNIVLSPLCLTNQEKSFNFRIMIKGGGFKSQAEAVRLGISQALVELDPECRKALKTVKFLTRDSRVKERKKPGLKRARRAPQWNKR
- a CDS encoding glycosyltransferase, translated to MDKKSLEIVMFNMSSFSEWEGGIVNRNYHIFNKLSQDEKVKRIIAVDFLPFTFRRALRNYLENILKTTNYKSNADIKVTNIYRDFTTKCVKIVGLAPAEIYVFSTIDSIFTRPNFLKKNLGGFSSHQIVLKKLNKILIKINKNQPEKTKRVIWSYFPMFVDYFSAQGRSASGGNGIPADLTVFDAVDNWIEHPSFARYKKLLEKNYKIISQKSDLIFTVAENLVEFFKNLGRNKDVYWIANGVEPKHFAKEQSVLKNDPILMISRPIIGYVGTIQNRVDFNLLEYLAQQNPDKSFVLIGPLWPVFLRKLRRPTTEIKKLKKYKNIHLLGRRPYDLTPAYIKFFDVAINPHKLDEFIKYTDSLKVLEYLACGMPVVTTPPSGVEKFSHLLYIAADYQDFNKNIETALAENQPELKEKRLIRIKEEDWDNKLLEMMNILKTKI
- a CDS encoding glycosyltransferase family 2 protein, giving the protein MILSIIIVSWNVKKLLEKCLNSIFKNVDGLDYEVWVIDNNSADGSREYLKSLIGQNQNLKVIFNEQNIGFAKANNQALKEASGEFILLLNPDTEIIGDTLQKTIQFMQYNQECGILGSKIIGPDDKIQNSVRSFPTIISQAMIFLKLHRLFPGTKILKDYFQADFNYEKISEVDQVMGAFLMTKREVLEKVGLLDEKFWLWFEEVDFCKRVKEEGYKIIYYPNAAIFHYGAQSFRQMLSCPKQSTYNRSTIYYFKKHSHFVLYWPLLILNPISLFLACLVQIFSFRHESR
- a CDS encoding O-antigen ligase family protein yields the protein MKVVNLDKKILFVVLGFFLFQILSFLGYLWPILANIIFLLIVLSAIFLSVYKIEYGFFILAFEFLSGHGGLLFEFKGISLRLALFIVVMLVWVIKKFFSEKWENLFFQKKSPFCILFLVFIILILFGLIQGIARNDSILAIKDFINYSYFLLFFPLTDILKKDKSDQKIFSLAQGATIGIGISTIIVLILFGSGLVQVHDSFYWWWRNVVVGKATFMSGNFFRIVTPAHLIILPLFLVYLSLLFETKLKLKKQFFFFWLAALSSLAILINFSRAYLLGFFVGLIFLAKELNKKKWLIFSLSMILILIFEFCFIYTLFGGEGMLNGFGFFKNRLGTIISPEEETSSLTRMVILPILTQKIKLDPIFGSGLGGVVSYLDPVTKQIQSTFHLDWGYLEIWSELGLIGLLIFLSLFGFVFYQGFKMIKIFSQDIFKKRIIIGLMGGLAALMVASLTGPFIFHPLGIFYFTFTAAYLIKGI